From one Brachypodium distachyon strain Bd21 chromosome 4, Brachypodium_distachyon_v3.0, whole genome shotgun sequence genomic stretch:
- the LOC100840971 gene encoding uncharacterized protein LOC100840971 produces the protein MGSGAAWQERRTLVLVNLASIMERADEALLPAVYREVGAALHTTPTGLGALTLYRSIVQAGCYPLAAYAASRHNRAHVIAVGAFLWAAATFLVAISETFLQVAISRGLNGIGLALVIPAVQSLVADSTDDEHRGTAFGWLQLTSSIGAIIGGFAALLLAPTTIFGVAGWRFAFHLVAAISVAVGVLVWFFAVDPNFSTADEAGGSRHALREKRSAWDEAKELLREARSVIQIPTFQIFVAQGVSGSFPWSALSFLSMWLELVGFSHGETAVLGVVFAVAIALGGLLGGKMGDALARRYPNAGRIVLSQISAGLAVPLAGILLLGLPDDPSTGVAHGLVLFIMGLIISWNSAATNSPIFAEIVPVKSRTSIYALDRSFESILASFAPPAVGFLSQHVYGFRLADAGKKSKSSTVERDRENAASLAKALYTAIAIPMTICALIYGFLYRTYPRDRERARMQSLIQSELQDMELEEDAGGDERFELFESGADDDGDVGTEKLLANRDS, from the exons ATGGGGTCAGGGGCGGCGTGGCAGGAGCGGCGGACGCTGGTGTTGGTGAACCTGGCGTCCATCATGGAGCGCGCCGACGaggcgctgctgccggcggtgTACAGGGAGGTCGGCGCCGCCCTCCACACCACGCCTACGGGCCTCGGCGCGCTCACCCTCTACCGCTCCATCGTGCAGGCCGGGTGCTACCCGCTGGCCGCGTACGCCGCGTCGCGCCACAACCGCGCCCACGTCATCGCCGTGGGGGCCTTCCTCTGGGCCGCCGCTACCTTCCTCGTCGCCATCTCCGAGACCTTCCTTCAG GTGGCGATTTCGAGAGGCCTGAACGGCATCGGCCTAGCTCTGGTCATACCGGCGGTCCAGTCGCTGGTGGCCGACTCCACCGACGACGAACACCGCGGCACGGCCTTCGGATGGCTGCAGCTGACCAGCAGCATCGGAGCCATCATCGGGGGCTTCGCCGCCCTGCTGCTGGCGCCCACCACCATCTTCGGGGTCGCGGGCTGGCGCTTCGCGTTCCACCTCGTGGCGGCCATCAGCGTCGCCGTGGGCGTCCTGGTCTGGTTCTTCGCCGTCGACCCCAACTTCTCCACGGCcgacgaggccggcggctCGCGGCACGCGCTCCGCGAGAAACGGTCCGCGTGGGACGAAGCCAAGGAGCTGCTCAGGGAGGCACGGTCCGTGATCCAGATCCCGACGTTCCAGATCTTCGTGGCGCAGGGCGTGAGCGGCTCGTTCCCGTGGTCGGCGCTGTCGTTCTTGTCCATGTGGCTGGAGCTCGTCGGGTTCAGCCACGGGGAGACGGCCGTCCTAGGCGTGGTGTTCGCCGTCGCGATAGCCCTGGGCGGCCTACTCGGCGGCAAGATGGGCGACGCCCTCGCCAGGCGATACCCGAACGCCGGGAGGATCGTGCTGTCGCAGATCAGCGCCGGCTTGGCGGTGCCTCTCGCCGGCATCCTGCTCCTCGGGCTCCCGGATGATCCCTCCACCGGCGTCGCCCACGGACTCGTCTTGTTCATCATGGGGCTCATCATCTCCTGGAATTCAGCTGCCACAAACAG CCCGATCTTCGCGGAGATCGTGCCGGTGAAATCAAGAACGAGCATCTACGCGCTGGACAGGTCGTTCGAGTCGATCCTGGCATCGTTCGCGCCACCGGCCGTGGGCTTCCTGTCGCAGCACGTGTACGGGTTCAGGCTGGCGGACGCGGGGAAGAAGTCCAAGAGCAGCACCGTGGAGAGGGACCGGGAGAACGCCGCGTCGCTGGCCAAGGCGCTGTACACGGCCATCGCGATCCCGATGACCATCTGCGCACTCATATACGGGTTCCTGTACCGCACGTACCCGCGGGACAGGGAGCGCGCCCGGATGCAGTCGCTGATACAGTCGGAGCTGCAGGACatggagctggaggaggacgCTGGTGGCGACGAGCGGTTTGAGCTCTTTGAATCGGGGGCAGATGACGACGGTGATGTGGGAACGGAGAAGCTGCTGGCGAACAGGGACTCGTGA
- the LOC100841274 gene encoding uncharacterized protein LOC100841274, whose product MDSTLARTRTGHDARAMPEQSKRQRARGKRTAGATLLLAYAALAMERADAALLPSVYREIGAALQASPTALGSIALSRSVVQAACYPLAAYLAARHDRLSVIALGAFLWAAATLLIGLSTTFTQMAVTAALNGVGLALQIPAIFAFVADSVDGTNRGMAFGWLMVASKAGTVGGTTLGLLMAPTSFFGLPGWRLAFLLLAALGAAVGVSIRAFAAAGKAPAPPRPTKPVRQELQEFAREAKAVLRIPSFQVIIAQGLTGSFPWSALSFTAMWLELVGFSHGETAALMTVFKVATSLGGLLGGKMGDVLAGRLKNSGRIILSQISAGSAIPLAAVLLLGLPNDPSTSAKHGAVLFVMGIMTSWNTSATNSPILAEIVPPRSRTTVYALDRTFEAVLASFAPAVVGLLAEHLYGYKLARAAASGGDRVTAVETDRHNAISLARALYTAIAIPMALCCLIYSFLYCTYPKDRDLARAETARAGDRSGGEGSDTEDEEEDERELLPQ is encoded by the exons ATGGACAGCACGCTCGCACGCACACGGACAGGCCACGACGCACGCGCGATGCCGGAGCAGAGCAAGAggcagcgggcgcgcggcAAGCGGACGGCGGGGGCGACGCTGCTCCTGGCGTACGCGGCGCTGGCCATGGagcgcgccgacgccgcgctgCTCCCGTCGGTGTACAGGGAGATCGGCGCCGCGCTTCAGGCGTCGCCCACGGCGCTGGGCTCCATCGCGCTCTCCCGCTCCGTCGTGCAGGCCGCCTGCTACCCGCTAGCCGCCTACCTGGCTGCGCGCCACGACCGCCTCAGCGTCATCGCCCTCGGGGCCTTCCTCTGGGCCGCGGCCACCTTGCTCATCGGCCTCTCCACCACCTTCACGCAG ATGGCAGTGACTGCGGCGTTGAACGGCGTCGGGTTGGCGCTGCAGATCCCGGCGATCTTCGCCTTCGTCGCGGACTCCGTCGACGGCACCAACAGGGGCATGGCCTTCGGGTGGCTCATGGTGGCCAGCAAGGCCGGCACCGTGGGCGGCACCACCCTTGGCCTCCTCATGGCGCCCACCTCCTTCTTCGGCCTCCCGGGTTGGCGGCTCGCCTTCCTCCTGCTCGCCGCCCTGGGCGCCGCGGTCGGTGTCTCCATCCGCGCGttcgcggccgccggcaaggcCCCAGCACCTCCCCGGCCCACCAAGCCGGTGCGGCAAGAGCTGCAGGAGTTCGCGAGGGAGGCCAAGGCCGTGCTGCGGATCCCGTCGTTCCAGGTCATCATCGCGCAGGGGCTCACGGGCTCGTTCCCCTGGTCGGCGCTGTCCTTCACGGCCATGTGGTTGGAGCTCGTCGGGTTCTCCCATGGCGAGACGGCGGCGCTGATGACTGTGTTCAAAGTCGCCACGTCGCTGGGGGGACTCCTCGGGGGCAAGATGGGGGACGTCCTCGCCGGGCGGCTGAAGAACTCGGGCCGCATCATCCTCTCGCAGATCAGCGCCGGCTCGGCGAtcccgctcgccgccgtcctgctGCTCGGGCTCCCGAACGacccgtccacctccgccaaGCACGGCGCAGTGCTGTTCGTCATGGGGATCATGACCTCCTGGAACACCTCGGCAACGAACAGCCCAATACTGGCCGAGATCGTCCCGCCGCGATCAAGGACGACCGTGTACGCGCTGGACCGGACGTTCGAGGCTGTGCTCGCCTCGTTCGCTCCCGCGGTGGTCGGCCTCCTCGCTGAGCACCTCTACGGATACAAGCTTGCGCGGGCTGCTgcgagcggcggcgaccgcgTCACCGCAGTCGAGACGGACCGGCACAACGCGATCTCGCTCGCCAGGGCCTTATACACAGCGATCGCCATCCCCATGGCGTTGTGCTGCCTCATCTACTCCTTTCTGTACTGCACCTACCCCAAGGACAGAGACCTAGCGCGGGCTGAGACGGCGCGAGCTGGAGATCGTTCCGGCGGTGAGGGGTCTGACACcgaggatgaagaggaggaCGAGAGAGAGTTGCTGCCGCAGTGA
- the LOC100841578 gene encoding uncharacterized protein LOC100841578 isoform X2 has product MDKIQSDCPYPGCFFCVMKEANPSKRRASVLKFFRELPSQDDDGQVLPISGLWNTAMAHPNDPEFINLGIFECMAALIWKGSKNRRWLSHDQNIYIPYYAAHVIGSYTMNMEEFAERAVRAGVIPPLVELLREMESRKAEEWGSQLQCWSLQLINCFAFKPEFLHDICKPEFLAKLPGMWGGLVNENSPAGIGLLRTICQSKVGRGHVANISGVLEALCNISHSSDDWQYMAIDCILWLVQDPSTYHKVIDKIAPTLIDLADISTLGDYKKLGDTIVTVLQECMQQNNNSRNSVSSHTIEKIEELLSSRQKLKSERNMPKEDLHIKQAAALVVKLEGNSLFSSGNIEGAATKYSEALALCPMKSKKERVVLYSNRAQCYLLLQQPLAAISDATRALCLHSPLNRHAKSLWRRAQAYDMLGLAKESLLDAILFINECSQSSDPDLSSRQNKVPDYAERLVKKQMRAAWLFRESSLKHGGIHCEGDASDAFGQEVDDSEWETVGESDGENDERREVDDETEWKNAGHREDAFEKS; this is encoded by the exons ATGGATAAAATACAATCTGATTGCCCTTATCCTGGATGTTTCTTCTGTGTTATGAAGGAGGCAAACCCAAGCAAACGGAGAGCAAGTGTGCTGAAATTCTTTAGGGAACTTCCTTCCCAAGATGATGATGGCCAAGTTCTCCCTATCAGTGGCCTTTGGAACACTGCAATGGCCCACCCAAATGATCCTGAATTCATTAACTTGGGAATATTTGAGTGTATGGCAGCTCTAATATGGAAGGGCTCGAAAAACAGGCGCTGGCTTTCACATGATCAGAATATTTACATCCCATATTATGCAGCACATGTCATTGGATCCTATACGATGAATATGGAGGAGTTTGCAGAACGTGCTGTTCGTGCCGGAGTAATACCTCCATTAGTTGAACTCTTAAGAG AAATGGAATCTCGTAAAGCTGAGGAATGGGGTAGTCAACTGCAGTGCTGGTCTTTGCAGCTCATAAACTGCTTCGCATTTAAGCCCGAGTTTCTCCATGATATCTGCAAGCCTGAATTTCTAGCTAAGTTACCTGGTATGTGGGGTGGACTTGTTAATGAGAACTCACCTGCTGGTATTGGTTTACTAAGAACAATCTGCCAGAGTAAGGTTGGCCGAGGTCATGTTGCTAATATTTCTGGTGTCCTTGAAGCTTTATGCAACATTTCTCATTCATCAGATGACTGGCAATACATGGCCATTGATTGTATACTCTGGTTAGTGCAGGATCCTAGTACGTATCATAAG GTTATAGATAAAATTGCCCCAACATTGATTGATTTAGCTGATATTTCCACACTCGGTGATTATAAAAAGTTGGGTGACACTATTGTCACAGTCCTCCAAGAATGTATGCAGCAAAACAATAATTCACGGAATTCAGTTAGTAGTCACACCATAGAAAAAATTGAAGAACTCTTGAGTTCCAGGCAGAAGCTTAAATCAGAAAGGAATATGCCTAAGGAGGATCTTCATATAAAACAAGCTGCAGCATTGGTTGTAAAGTTGGAAGGCAATTCTTTATTCTCTTCTGGAAATATTGAAGGAGCTGCAACCAAGTATTCTGAAGCACTCGCATTGTGTCCAATGAAGTCTAAGAAAGAAAGGGTGGTGCTTTATAGCAACCGGGCTCAGTGTTATCTTCTCTTGCAGCAACCTTTGGCTGCCATCAGTGACGCTACCCGTGCTTTGTGCCTTCACAGCCCATTGAATCGGCATGCCAAAAGTTTGTGGAGACGAGCTCAAGCATATGATATGCTTGGTTTAGCGAAAGAGAGCCTGCTAGATGCAATTCTCTTTATAAATGAATGCTCTCAGTCCAGTGACCCTGATCTATCGTCGAGGCAAAACAAGGTTCCTGATTATGCTGAGCGATTGGTGAAGAAGCAGATGCGTGCCGCTTGGTTATTTAGGGAATCATCCCTGAAACATGGGGGAATCCATTGTGAGGGGGATGCCAGTGATGCATTTGGTCAAGAGGTTGATGACTCTGAGTGGGAGACAGTGGGTGAAAGCGATGGTGAGAATGACGAAAGGAGAGAAGTAGATGATGAAACTGAATGGAAGAATGCCGGTCACCGGGAAGACGCTTTTGAGAAAAGCTGA
- the LOC100841578 gene encoding uncharacterized protein LOC100841578 isoform X1: MDKIQSDCPYPGCFFCVMKEANPSKRRASVLKFFRELPSQDDDGQVLPISGLWNTAMAHPNDPEFINLGIFECMAALIWKGSKNRRWLSHDQNIYIPYYAAHVIGSYTMNMEEFAERAVRAGVIPPLVELLRGRLTWVEQRVAVRALGHLATYPSTFPAVADHGEVLELAVQLASSSLEIVYSHFYQFVDRRLGYHCDLLTRGMGGAEMESRKAEEWGSQLQCWSLQLINCFAFKPEFLHDICKPEFLAKLPGMWGGLVNENSPAGIGLLRTICQSKVGRGHVANISGVLEALCNISHSSDDWQYMAIDCILWLVQDPSTYHKVIDKIAPTLIDLADISTLGDYKKLGDTIVTVLQECMQQNNNSRNSVSSHTIEKIEELLSSRQKLKSERNMPKEDLHIKQAAALVVKLEGNSLFSSGNIEGAATKYSEALALCPMKSKKERVVLYSNRAQCYLLLQQPLAAISDATRALCLHSPLNRHAKSLWRRAQAYDMLGLAKESLLDAILFINECSQSSDPDLSSRQNKVPDYAERLVKKQMRAAWLFRESSLKHGGIHCEGDASDAFGQEVDDSEWETVGESDGENDERREVDDETEWKNAGHREDAFEKS, translated from the exons ATGGATAAAATACAATCTGATTGCCCTTATCCTGGATGTTTCTTCTGTGTTATGAAGGAGGCAAACCCAAGCAAACGGAGAGCAAGTGTGCTGAAATTCTTTAGGGAACTTCCTTCCCAAGATGATGATGGCCAAGTTCTCCCTATCAGTGGCCTTTGGAACACTGCAATGGCCCACCCAAATGATCCTGAATTCATTAACTTGGGAATATTTGAGTGTATGGCAGCTCTAATATGGAAGGGCTCGAAAAACAGGCGCTGGCTTTCACATGATCAGAATATTTACATCCCATATTATGCAGCACATGTCATTGGATCCTATACGATGAATATGGAGGAGTTTGCAGAACGTGCTGTTCGTGCCGGAGTAATACCTCCATTAGTTGAACTCTTAAGAGGTAGGCTGACTTGGGTGGAGCAAAGAGTTGCTGTTAGAGCTTTGGGGCATTTGGCTACATACCCAAGTACATTCCCTGCTGTTGCTGATCATGGAGAAGTACTTGAACTTGCCGTTCAACTTGCCTCAAGCTCCCTAGAGATTGTGTACTCTCACTTTTACCAATTTGTAGATAGGAGACTTGGCTACCATTGTGACCTTCTTACACGTGGCATGGGTGGTGCAGAAATGGAATCTCGTAAAGCTGAGGAATGGGGTAGTCAACTGCAGTGCTGGTCTTTGCAGCTCATAAACTGCTTCGCATTTAAGCCCGAGTTTCTCCATGATATCTGCAAGCCTGAATTTCTAGCTAAGTTACCTGGTATGTGGGGTGGACTTGTTAATGAGAACTCACCTGCTGGTATTGGTTTACTAAGAACAATCTGCCAGAGTAAGGTTGGCCGAGGTCATGTTGCTAATATTTCTGGTGTCCTTGAAGCTTTATGCAACATTTCTCATTCATCAGATGACTGGCAATACATGGCCATTGATTGTATACTCTGGTTAGTGCAGGATCCTAGTACGTATCATAAG GTTATAGATAAAATTGCCCCAACATTGATTGATTTAGCTGATATTTCCACACTCGGTGATTATAAAAAGTTGGGTGACACTATTGTCACAGTCCTCCAAGAATGTATGCAGCAAAACAATAATTCACGGAATTCAGTTAGTAGTCACACCATAGAAAAAATTGAAGAACTCTTGAGTTCCAGGCAGAAGCTTAAATCAGAAAGGAATATGCCTAAGGAGGATCTTCATATAAAACAAGCTGCAGCATTGGTTGTAAAGTTGGAAGGCAATTCTTTATTCTCTTCTGGAAATATTGAAGGAGCTGCAACCAAGTATTCTGAAGCACTCGCATTGTGTCCAATGAAGTCTAAGAAAGAAAGGGTGGTGCTTTATAGCAACCGGGCTCAGTGTTATCTTCTCTTGCAGCAACCTTTGGCTGCCATCAGTGACGCTACCCGTGCTTTGTGCCTTCACAGCCCATTGAATCGGCATGCCAAAAGTTTGTGGAGACGAGCTCAAGCATATGATATGCTTGGTTTAGCGAAAGAGAGCCTGCTAGATGCAATTCTCTTTATAAATGAATGCTCTCAGTCCAGTGACCCTGATCTATCGTCGAGGCAAAACAAGGTTCCTGATTATGCTGAGCGATTGGTGAAGAAGCAGATGCGTGCCGCTTGGTTATTTAGGGAATCATCCCTGAAACATGGGGGAATCCATTGTGAGGGGGATGCCAGTGATGCATTTGGTCAAGAGGTTGATGACTCTGAGTGGGAGACAGTGGGTGAAAGCGATGGTGAGAATGACGAAAGGAGAGAAGTAGATGATGAAACTGAATGGAAGAATGCCGGTCACCGGGAAGACGCTTTTGAGAAAAGCTGA
- the LOC100841886 gene encoding MND1-interacting protein 1 gives MAGQPRDRGSRASRKGRPVRTPSGPLASQSASDPDPSAPSADGAAPWGRATMDELEDRLLKKLEEAYAAALARLADLGYAEEAALRAVLRAGHCYGKLDDPVANIVANARAFLSDPDLAGGAGGFADLRRLEEYSLAGLVCLLQSSRPTLSRTEAMWCLLSTDLHLEEAISKGASFTDDKSSSSFTPAESGDLCPTLPASRQLGYCHYHATTVAATPENHLFDPETFMRLAMRPVADCATGAAGVVSCIKSTWSRSSGSVPDGQPKQSFAMKVSTEDLIESVVMELESLDIDKKDPPAEKPDPKNEMVHDLIKQTREMEVLLNERKEWAQKKAVQAARKLGNDLTELRLLRMEHDDNQRRKKDKQAMEDETMKRLTHLENELKKKSGQLDRSNATVQKLEMENAEIRAEMEAAKLSASETERQCQMLLKKDKKDSKKLELWERQKAKLQEEISECKAKITQADKELAATNKSIKNMEIKIREDAKTTEENLSLAEQERGKRESAKADADRRLEEIRQKTEVESQCYKDDLRRLQDELSRLQKSMGAPMVPSTQPRAMTDRSAVRAPKQPNQRSPLASNKPQEPTQKTGRRRDCVICRREEACVILLQCAHQVLCVSCNKLHEEKGGRCPSCNTKIEERIRVFGATSN, from the exons ATGGCCGGCCAGCCCCGCGACCGGGGGTCCCGCGCCTCGCGCAAGGGCCGCCCCGTCCGCACTCCCTCGGGCCCGCTCGCCTCTCAGTCCGCCTCCGATCCCGATCCGTCCGCACCGTCCGCCGATGGCGCGGCTCCATGGGGCCGCGCCACGATGGACGAACTGGAGGACCGCCTGCtcaagaagctggaggaggcctatgcggcggcgctggcccgCCTCGCCGACCTCGGTTacgcggaggaggccgcgcTCCGCGCCGTCCTTCGCGCGGGCCACTGCTATGGCAAGCTTGACGACCCTGTCGCTAATATCGTCGCCAACGCCCGCGCCTTCCTCTCCGATCCCGACCTCGCCGGGGGAGCCGGCGGGTTCGccgacctccgccgcctcgagGAGTACTCCCTAGCGGGGCTCGTCTGTCTCCTTCAGAGCAGCCGCCCCACCCTGTCCCGCACTGAGGCCATGTGGTGCCTCCTGTCTACCGACCTCCACCTAGAGGAGGCCATCTCAAAGGGCGCCTCCTTCACCGATGATAAGTCTTCCTCTAGCTTCACACCTGCCGAGAGTGGCGACCTTTGCCCCACCCTCCCCGCTTCTAGGCAGCTTGGCTACTGCCACTACCATGCGACCACTGTCGCTGCTACCCCAGAAAACCACCTGTTCGACCCTGAGACCTTCATGCGTCTTGCAATGCGCCCGGTCGCTGACTGTGCGACCGGCGCAGCTGGCGTGGTCTCCTGCATCAAGTCCACGTGGTCACGGTCCAGTGGCTCGGTCCCAGATGGACAGCCCAAGCAGTCCTTTGCTATGAAGGTGTCCACAGAGGATCTCATAGAGTCTGTGGTGATGGAGCTTGAGTCGCTGGACATTGACAAGAAGGATCCACCTGCTGAAAAGCCTGATCCCAAGAATGAGATGGTGCATGACCTCATTAAACAGACAAGGGAGATGGAGGTGCTGCTCAACGAGCGCAAGGAGTGGGCACAGAAGAAGGCAGTACAGGCTGCTCGCAAGCTTGGCAATGATCTCACTGAGCTACGACTGCTGCGGATGGAGCATGATGATAACCAGCGGCGGAAGAAGGACAAGCAGGCAATGGAGGATGAGACAATGAAGCGCCTCACTCATCTGGAGAAtgagctgaagaagaagagtggaCAACTTGACCGAAGTAATGCAACTGTGCAGAAGCTGGAAATGGAGAATGCAGAAATACGTGCTGAGATGGAAGCTGCAAAGCTGAGTGCATCTGAGACTGAACGGCAATGCCAAATGCTGCTAAAGAAAGACAAGAAAGATAGCAAAAAGCTTGAGCTATGGGAGCGCCAAAAAGCAAAGCTCCAGGAGGAGATCTCTGAATGCAAGGCAAAGATTACACAGGCAGACAAGGAGCTTGCTGCAACCAACAAGTCAATAAAAAATATGGAG ATCAAAATACGAGAAGATGCCAAAACAACTGAAGAAAACTTGTCACTTGCAGAGCAGGAACGTGGGAAGCGGGAATCGGCCAAAGCTGACGCTGATCGCCGACTTGAAGAAATTCGCCAGAAGACAGAAGTTGAGTCTCAGTGCTATAAAGATGACCTCCGAAGGCTCCAGGATGAATTGTCCCGTCTGCAGAAGTCAATGGGCGCACCAATGGTTCCATCAACTCAACCTCGCGCTATGACTGATCGTAGTGCAGTGCGGGCACCCAAGCAGCCCAACCAGAGGTCACCACTCGCATCCAACAAGCCGCAGGAGCCTACCCAGAAGACAGGCCGTCGAAGAGACTGTGTGATCTgcaggagggaggaggcgtgTGTCATCCTGCTCCAGTGTGCTCACCAGGTCCTGTGCGTCAGCTGCAACAAGCTGCATGAGGAGAAAGGGGGTCGCTGCCCCAGCTGCAACACCAAGATCGAGGAGAGGATTAGGGTTTTCGGTGCCACCTCCAACTGA